The DNA window TGATCATCGTGTGCAGGATCTCCTCGGCCCGACCCAGTCCGGCGAGGTGGCTTTCACCAGGCATCGGATAGAGCTCGGCATCGGCCAATCGCGACACCACATGCTGCCCGTGGGCATACGGCACGATGTGGTCGGCATCGCCGTGCCACCAGCGGACTGGCACCTTGATATCGCTCAGCCGGAAACCCCAGTCCCTGGCGAAGACGACGACGTCGGAAAACGGGGCCGAAAGCTGCTTGCGGCTGCCGTTGAGCAGGTCGTCCAAGAACATCGCCTTGATCTCCGGGCGGGCCAGCAGCCTGCGGTCGGCTTCCGGCGAGACCCGGCCGTACAGGTCCGCAGCAGGAGAGGCAACCGGGCGGATCAGCCGGATGACGGCACTGGCGACCAGCCCGATCGGGGTTCCGGCCACCTGCAGCAGCGGCGCCAGGCGGGTCCCGAGGTTGCCCATCAGACCACCCGTGATCGCGTCGGAACCCATCGTCGGGGCGACGCCGCCGATGACACCGGCGGCCACGACGCGATCCGGCATCGCCGCCGCACAGCCGAGCGTGTACGGCCCGCCGCCGGACAACCCGACGACGACCATCTTGTCGATGCCCAGCGTGTCGGCGATGGTGCGCAGGTCGTCGGCGAAGGCGACCACGGTGTCATAGCTGTGTTGCGTGGAGGAGCCGATGCCCGGCCGGTCCACCCCGATCAGCCGGATGTGCTGGTGTTCGGCGTAGACCCGCGCTTCCATCGGGATCTGGCGCCGGGCTCCCGGCGTCCCGTGCAGCCAGAAGATCGCGCGGCCCTGCGGGGCACCGAACTCGGCGAATCCGATTTGGCGGTCATCGCCGACAGCGATGTTGCCTTCGAGCTTGGGGCGGGCGATTGCGACAACCATGGCCAAAGTGTCGCATGCCGTCTTTGCCCACTTGGAGCTACACCGAGCGGAATTGATACGACGCCGCTGTGATCAGCCGGTCGTCGTTCCCCTCGTCACGCATGAGCACTCGCACCGCAACGGTGCCGTCGGCGCCGGTCATCGGCTCGGTCTCGACGCGGAATGGGCCGACCTTGCCGCGCGCGAGGAACATCACGTGCGTCGAGACGCCTTGCACACGGTCGGTGCCGGCAACCGTGGCAGCGGCATCCACCGCCGCGGTTTCCAGGATGACGAATTGGGGCCCGATATGTAGCGCCGCATCGGGTGAGGCGACCTCGACCGCGAGTTCGGGCAACCCCCAATTGCCGTCGGGCCGGCGGTAGCCGCCGAACACCTGCCACAGCGGAGGTAGGTCGGGAGAATCGACGACGTCGAGCGGATTGGCCTCCATCCGTTCGAGTCCTTCCGGCGGTGTCCCGATGGTCACCCCCTGGCCCTCGATCAGCGCCAGCACCCGGTCGCGCTGGTCCGCGTCGACGATCTTCGCGCGGCTGTAACCCATCTGACGGCCGACCTTGAGCTCCTCGGAGATGATCTCGATGCGACGCACGTCGTGACCGGCGTCGACGATCTGGCACGAGTGGATGACCGGGTTCGGCACCGCTTGCAGATCCGACATGTGGCCGCTTTCCGGTGCCGATATCCCGAACACGGCGAACAACACGCCGCCGGAGGCATTTCGCATGTCGTGGCGCAGCGTGACCGTGTTGTCCTCGGTGACGACATCCATCACTGCGTAGCTGCGGCCGATGTACCGGTAGCTCAACAGTCCGCCCCAGCGCCTGCGCAGTTCGGCGGCGTACTCCTCCGGCGAATCGATCAGCTCGCGAATGTCACGCAGCATTGCGCACTCCGTTCGTATGGCGACATCCAACACCTGAGGCGCTCGGGCGCCGACATCCTTACCCGACCGCCGTCACGTAGCCGACGCCCCCGAGGAACACCGCGATCGTGCACAACGCAAGCGTGGCAACCGCGAAGGGCCAGCCCCGCTTTCGCCGGATCAGCGCAACCACGGTCACGACGAGTCCTACGACGCTGATGACTGCGGCGATTCCAAGCCCCGTCATCACCGCCGTGACAGCCCCGTCCACGCTGCAGGTCGCCGGTGGGCAACTGTCGAGGAACGCGAGGAAGAAGAGCCCGAAAAATGCCGCGACCGCAACGAGAAGCACCGTCAGGATGAGCGCGGTGATCGAGACGGCGACATCACCGCCGGACACCGAGGGCTTCGGTGGCGGCATAGCGGGATAGCCGTACTGCGTCATGTCGGGTGATGCTATCGGCCACCTTGTGCATTTCCTGCCGAATAGCAGCAGAGATCGGCGATTATGGACGCCAGCCCACTCATGCATTTCGGGGGTGTCCATGGACAGCACGATGCAAGACTTCCCGCTGACGGTGACGGGGATCCTGCGGCACGGCACCACCTGGTTCTCCGGCCGCAAGGTGATAACGAAGACGGCTGATGACTATCGCGAGATCTGCTTCGGCGAACTCGGCACGCACGTGGCTCAACTCGCACACGGGCTGCGGCAACTCGGCGTCACGAACGGACAGCGCGTCGCCACGTTCTTGACGAACAACCAGGAACACCTGGAGGCCTATTTCGCGGCTCCGTGTATGGGCGCGGTGCTGCACACTCTGAACATCCGCCTGGCCGGTGAGCAGATCGCCTTCATTGCGAACCAGGCCGAGGATTCCGTTGTACTGGTTGATATGTCGGTAGCCCCGGTGTTTGCCGCGGTGTTGCCGCACCTGACGACAGTGCAGACCGTGGTGGCCGTCGGGGATGGTGATCTGGATGTGCTCACCGCCTCCGGCAAGGACGTTATCCGTTACGACGAGCTGCTCGAGGGCCAGCCGACCGAGTACGACTGGCCCGATCTCGATGAGAAGAGTGCCGCAGCAATGTGTTACACCAGCGGTACCACAGGCAATCCCAAAGGCGTTGTATACAGCCATCGTTCGAGCTATCTGCATTCGATGAGCGTATGCGCGGCCAACTCGATCGGTCTGGTCGACGGCGATCGGGTGCTACCGATCGTGTCGATGTTCCATGCCAATGCGTGGGGTCAGCCTTATGCGGCCGTGATGGCCGGCGCCGACCTCGTGCTGCCCGACCGGTATCTGCAAGCCGAGCCGCTCGTCGACATGATCGAGTTGCATCGCCCCACCGTCGCGGCTGCTGTCCCGACGATCTGGAACGACGTGCTGCAGTATCTGCATGCCAATCCCGGAAGGGATATCTCCTCTTTGAGGACGGTCTGCTGCGGCGGGTCCGCCGTGCCACTGGCGATGATGAAGGAGTACCAGGAGCGCTACGGCGTGGTCATTCGTCAGGGCTGGGGTATGACCGAGACGTCGCCGCTGGCCGCGCTGGCGACGCCGCCGCCGGAGGTCACCGGCGAAGATGCCTGGAGGTTGCGGGCCGCGGCCGGCCGGGTGGCGATCGGAGTCGAGATCCGCATCGTCGACGACGTGGGCGGTGTCCTTCCCAACGACGATAAGGCCGTGGGGGAGATAGAGGTTCGCGGCCCCTGGGTCACGGGGTCCTATTACCAGAATGCCGATTCGGAGAAGTTTCACGACGGATGGCTGCGTACCGGCGACGTCGGTCGCGTCGACCCGCAGGGATTCATCACGCTCACCGACCGGGCCAAGGACGTGATCAAGTCGGGCGGTGAATGGATCTCGTCGGTCGAATTGGAACTGTGCATCATGGAACATCCCGCCGTCCTGGAGGCGGCTGTCGTCGCGGTGCCCGACGAGCGCTGGCAGGAGAGGCCCCTTGCCGCCGTCGTGATCAAGGCCGGCGCGTCGTCCACCGCACAAGAGTTACGAAATCATCTGTGCGACAAGGTGGCGCGATTCTGGCTTCCGGAGCGGTGGACGTTCATCGACGAGGTACCGAAGACCAGTGTCGGCAAGTTCGACAAGAAGCACATCCGTTCGCTCTACGCCGAGGGTGTTTACGACGTCGTCGAGTGCCGGGACTGATTCAGCGGGTAGCCGTCAACGCCCACCGGATTCCGCCGACGACGACACGACCCGACGCCCGGATGAGCGTGGCTTCGACCGGCGGAAAGTAAGGCAGCCGCAGCGGCATTCGTGCCCATGCGGGCAACATCGCCACCGACGTCGCCGCCAGCAGGCCGTAGGGAGCACGCGCGACGAGAGGCAGTGGGGGAGT is part of the Mycolicibacterium tusciae JS617 genome and encodes:
- a CDS encoding alpha/beta fold hydrolase — protein: MVVAIARPKLEGNIAVGDDRQIGFAEFGAPQGRAIFWLHGTPGARRQIPMEARVYAEHQHIRLIGVDRPGIGSSTQHSYDTVVAFADDLRTIADTLGIDKMVVVGLSGGGPYTLGCAAAMPDRVVAAGVIGGVAPTMGSDAITGGLMGNLGTRLAPLLQVAGTPIGLVASAVIRLIRPVASPAADLYGRVSPEADRRLLARPEIKAMFLDDLLNGSRKQLSAPFSDVVVFARDWGFRLSDIKVPVRWWHGDADHIVPYAHGQHVVSRLADAELYPMPGESHLAGLGRAEEILHTMIKVWDEYDS
- a CDS encoding fatty acid--CoA ligase — its product is MDSTMQDFPLTVTGILRHGTTWFSGRKVITKTADDYREICFGELGTHVAQLAHGLRQLGVTNGQRVATFLTNNQEHLEAYFAAPCMGAVLHTLNIRLAGEQIAFIANQAEDSVVLVDMSVAPVFAAVLPHLTTVQTVVAVGDGDLDVLTASGKDVIRYDELLEGQPTEYDWPDLDEKSAAAMCYTSGTTGNPKGVVYSHRSSYLHSMSVCAANSIGLVDGDRVLPIVSMFHANAWGQPYAAVMAGADLVLPDRYLQAEPLVDMIELHRPTVAAAVPTIWNDVLQYLHANPGRDISSLRTVCCGGSAVPLAMMKEYQERYGVVIRQGWGMTETSPLAALATPPPEVTGEDAWRLRAAAGRVAIGVEIRIVDDVGGVLPNDDKAVGEIEVRGPWVTGSYYQNADSEKFHDGWLRTGDVGRVDPQGFITLTDRAKDVIKSGGEWISSVELELCIMEHPAVLEAAVVAVPDERWQERPLAAVVIKAGASSTAQELRNHLCDKVARFWLPERWTFIDEVPKTSVGKFDKKHIRSLYAEGVYDVVECRD